The Candidatus Zixiibacteriota bacterium genome contains the following window.
AGCATATAAGAATTTTGAGAAATTCAACCAGACCAAAATTCCCAAAGCTATAGAGATAAAATCTCTGGACGAAAAGGTGAAGCTGAAACTCAGATTTTTGGAGAGGAATATAAACATCTCAATTCCTGACAAAAAATTTCAAGTTAAAATTCCTGAAGATGCTAAACCGGTTGAAATTGATAAATCAGGTTAGCAGTATGTAATGCGACCCTTTTCCTATTGATGTATCCGGAGCAAGTCCCCCGTAGGGTAGGACAGGGTCGCAAATAGAACAGACAAGAATGCCTGTTCTACCGCGAGAAGGGATAGTGTAGAGGATGGCCTCAAGGTCTTGTCCACAGGATCCTGGCGAAGACTTCTGCCCTCCATTTTATCTGTTTCGTAGTTAATGTAGGGACAGCCCTTCCTTCGACTTCGCTCAGGACGGTGAGCCTGCCGAACCGTGTGGCTGTCCGCACCAGAGTTAGGACAGGGGCCACCGCAAAAGCGGGATTTCGCAAAGCTCAACCAGCCCTGTCCCTACATAAGATTCCTCCCAAAAACGACTTCGGCAACAGTCCAGGTATGCCGGTTGTACCGTTCCACTTCTCAAAAGATATTGACTTTTGGGGCTG
Protein-coding sequences here:
- a CDS encoding DUF4292 domain-containing protein, producing AYKNFEKFNQTKIPKAIEIKSLDEKVKLKLRFLERNINISIPDKKFQVKIPEDAKPVEIDKSG